The following proteins come from a genomic window of Gemmatimonas sp.:
- a CDS encoding amidase, producing MDRRHFLNTAGAVAAGAALVPHVAHAAEPADVTAPTEPAAQPPAFAFEEATAAGLLARMQAGTLTSSALTAAYLARIAAIDAAGPRLRSVIEVNPDAMALARERDAERRAGRVRGPLHGLPVLVKDNLDTADRMQTTAGSLALVGKPAPRDATVVAKLREAGAVLLGKTNLSEWANFRSTRSTSGWSGRGGQTRHPYVLDRNPCGSSSGTGTAIAANLAVVGIGTETDGSIICPSAICGLVGLKPTVGLVSRAGIIPISASQDTAGPMTRTVADAALVLQVIRGADARDAATADAARHTDDYLAALDPNALNGARIGVARNMAGFHPAADAAFDRALAVMRKAGATLIDPCNVPTVGKYDAAELEVLLYEFKNGLTAYLASRGDTVAHHTLAELMAYNTANAGTELPWFGQELFEQAAAKGPLTDTAYQEALATCRRLSRDEGLDALFREHRLTAVVAPSNGPSWPTDWINGDRYSGGNSSVAAVAGYPSLTVPMGYVQELPLGVSFIGPAFSEKSLLALGYAFEQQTRVRRPPRFRPTIAG from the coding sequence ATGGATCGTCGCCACTTCCTGAACACCGCCGGTGCGGTTGCCGCCGGGGCCGCGCTGGTTCCGCATGTCGCCCACGCGGCGGAGCCTGCCGACGTCACTGCCCCCACCGAGCCTGCCGCGCAGCCGCCGGCCTTCGCCTTCGAGGAGGCCACGGCCGCCGGGCTGCTGGCGCGCATGCAGGCGGGCACGCTCACGTCGAGCGCGCTCACGGCCGCATATCTCGCGCGCATTGCGGCCATCGATGCGGCAGGACCGCGGCTGCGCAGTGTGATCGAGGTGAACCCCGACGCCATGGCCCTGGCGCGCGAGCGCGACGCCGAGCGCCGGGCGGGGCGTGTACGTGGCCCGCTGCATGGGCTGCCGGTGCTGGTAAAGGACAACCTCGACACCGCCGACCGCATGCAGACCACGGCCGGCTCGCTGGCCCTGGTGGGCAAGCCGGCGCCACGGGACGCCACGGTGGTGGCGAAGCTGCGTGAGGCAGGCGCCGTGCTGCTGGGGAAGACCAACCTCAGCGAGTGGGCCAACTTCCGCAGCACGCGCTCCACCAGCGGCTGGAGTGGACGCGGCGGACAGACGCGGCACCCGTACGTGCTCGATCGCAATCCGTGCGGATCGAGCAGCGGCACGGGCACCGCCATTGCGGCCAACCTTGCCGTGGTGGGGATCGGCACCGAGACCGATGGTTCCATCATCTGCCCGAGCGCCATCTGCGGCCTGGTGGGGCTCAAGCCCACCGTGGGGCTCGTGAGCCGGGCCGGGATCATCCCCATTTCGGCATCACAGGATACCGCCGGTCCCATGACGCGCACGGTGGCCGACGCGGCGCTGGTGCTGCAGGTCATTCGCGGGGCCGATGCGCGCGATGCAGCCACCGCGGACGCGGCGCGTCACACCGACGACTACCTGGCCGCGCTCGACCCGAATGCGCTGAACGGGGCACGCATTGGCGTGGCGCGCAACATGGCCGGCTTCCATCCGGCAGCCGACGCCGCCTTCGATCGCGCCCTGGCCGTGATGCGGAAGGCTGGTGCCACCCTCATCGATCCGTGCAACGTGCCCACGGTGGGCAAGTACGACGCCGCGGAACTCGAGGTGCTGCTGTACGAGTTCAAGAACGGCCTCACGGCGTATCTCGCCTCGCGGGGCGATACGGTGGCGCACCACACGCTCGCGGAGCTCATGGCGTACAACACGGCGAACGCCGGCACCGAGCTGCCGTGGTTCGGGCAGGAGCTGTTCGAGCAGGCCGCGGCCAAGGGTCCGTTGACCGACACGGCGTATCAGGAGGCGCTCGCCACCTGCCGGCGTCTGTCGCGTGACGAAGGGCTCGACGCACTCTTCCGCGAGCATCGGCTCACGGCCGTGGTGGCGCCCTCCAACGGGCCGTCGTGGCCCACCGACTGGATCAACGGCGACCGCTACAGCGGCGGGAATTCGAGTGTCGCTGCCGTGGCCGGCTATCCGTCCCTCACCGTGCCCATGGGCTACGTGCAGGAGCTGCCGCTCGGCGTGTCGTTCATCGGCCCGGCGTTCAGCGAGAAGTCGCTGCTGGCGCTGGGGTACGCCTTCGAGCAGCAGACGCGCGTGCGGCGTCCCCCGCGCTTCCGCCCGACGATTGCCGGCTGA
- a CDS encoding dipeptidase has translation MKKILLGLIVLLVTAVVAFFTIVPVVVDGRMNSVVSPTIPDVSPRASALHRTLFVADLHADELLWGRDLLERVDRGHVDLPRLQEGKVALQVFSVVTKTPRDMNYGRNTGETDNIALLALAQRWPSETRRSLRARATYQAERLQDAVLRAGGAITLITSRDSLEAFVERRGGDPMQVGALLAIEGLHALDGELASVDVLFAHGYRMMGLTHFFDNEVAASAHGVSQGGLTPFGRQVVQRMEQLGIIVDLAHASPRTVQEVLAVATRPVVVSHTGVAAVCPGSRNLTDAQLRAIAANGGLIGIGYWDGAVCAPTIENIVKAIQHAVSVMGVRHVALGSDFDGATKTPWDTRGVVVITDALLKAGMREDEVARVMGGNTRDFLWRLLPEAQAHGR, from the coding sequence ATGAAGAAAATTCTCCTTGGCCTCATCGTGCTGCTGGTCACCGCCGTGGTGGCTTTCTTCACCATCGTCCCGGTGGTGGTGGATGGTCGCATGAACAGCGTGGTGAGCCCCACCATTCCCGACGTCTCCCCGCGCGCATCGGCGCTGCATCGCACGCTGTTCGTGGCCGACCTGCACGCCGATGAGCTGCTCTGGGGGCGCGACCTGCTGGAGCGCGTGGACCGCGGGCATGTGGATTTGCCGCGGCTGCAGGAGGGGAAGGTGGCGCTGCAGGTGTTCAGCGTGGTCACCAAGACGCCGCGCGACATGAACTACGGGCGCAACACCGGCGAAACCGACAACATCGCGCTGCTCGCGCTGGCGCAGCGGTGGCCCAGTGAAACGCGACGCAGCCTGCGGGCGCGCGCCACGTATCAGGCTGAGCGGTTGCAGGATGCCGTGCTGCGCGCCGGGGGGGCGATCACGCTCATCACGTCGCGTGATTCGCTCGAGGCGTTTGTGGAGCGGCGCGGTGGCGACCCCATGCAGGTGGGTGCGCTGCTGGCCATCGAGGGGCTGCACGCGCTCGACGGCGAGCTCGCGAGCGTGGACGTGCTCTTCGCCCACGGCTATCGCATGATGGGGCTGACGCACTTCTTCGACAACGAGGTGGCGGCCAGTGCGCACGGCGTGTCGCAGGGCGGGCTCACGCCCTTCGGCCGGCAGGTGGTGCAGCGCATGGAGCAGCTCGGCATCATCGTGGACCTGGCGCACGCCTCGCCGCGCACGGTGCAGGAGGTGCTGGCTGTGGCGACGCGTCCCGTGGTGGTGTCGCATACGGGGGTGGCGGCGGTGTGTCCGGGCTCGCGCAACCTCACCGACGCGCAGCTGCGGGCGATTGCCGCCAACGGGGGCCTCATCGGTATCGGCTACTGGGACGGCGCGGTGTGCGCGCCCACCATCGAGAACATCGTGAAGGCCATTCAGCACGCCGTGAGCGTCATGGGTGTGCGGCACGTGGCGCTGGGGTCCGACTTCGACGGGGCCACGAAGACGCCGTGGGACACGCGCGGCGTCGTCGTGATTACCGATGCCTTGCTCAAGGCCGGCATGCGTGAGGACGAGGTGGCGCGCGTGATGGGAGGCAACACGCGGGACTTTCTCTGGCGGCTGCTGCCGGAAGCGCAGGCGCACGGGCGCTGA
- a CDS encoding VOC family protein produces MPQFVAIVPVLRVSDVERSIAWYTANLGFAPEPSPSAPPFESCILRRDATELMLRRAVAPLTKTRGSYEWDVYIRLSGDELTSLLDHARRRTPLVRGPEVMLSGTVEFELEDPDGYRVCVAEALRDTRGFPRAVG; encoded by the coding sequence ATGCCTCAGTTTGTTGCCATTGTGCCCGTGCTGCGAGTGTCCGATGTGGAGCGCAGCATTGCCTGGTATACGGCGAACCTCGGGTTCGCGCCGGAGCCGTCGCCGAGTGCGCCGCCGTTCGAGTCGTGCATCCTGCGTCGGGATGCCACCGAACTGATGCTGCGCCGCGCCGTGGCGCCGCTCACCAAAACGCGGGGCTCCTACGAGTGGGATGTGTACATCCGGCTATCAGGCGATGAACTCACCAGCCTGCTCGATCATGCGCGCCGGCGTACACCGCTGGTGCGCGGTCCCGAGGTCATGCTCAGCGGCACCGTGGAGTTCGAGCTGGAAGACCCCGACGGCTACCGTGTGTGTGTGGCCGAGGCGCTCCGCGATACCCGCGGATTTCCGCGCGCGGTGGGCTGA
- a CDS encoding amidohydrolase: MAPQVVRWRRHLHQHPEVAFHEVDTSRFIADTLAHVPGLVITRPTPTSVVAELRGARPGPTIAVRADIDALPIHEENEHAYRSTRAGAMHACGHDGHTAIALGLATLLAQHVAQLPGTVRFIFQHAEELSPGGAESLVQLGVMDGVRQVIGLHLWAPMPVGRIGILAGPAMAAPDNFQCTITGKGGHAAIPHECVDPIAIGAQVVTALQQVVTRTVDPLDPMVLSVTQFIAGSAFNVIPNSAYLAGTVRTFEPTLRDSVPATMERVIRGIAEAFGATVAFHYERGYRPVVNDRALAERLHQVVARTFGADTLVDLRPTMGGEDFSAYQQRAPGVFAFVGAGNVETGIVHPHHHPRFDVDERALDMGLRYLTAATIDLLSDA, from the coding sequence ATGGCCCCGCAGGTGGTGCGCTGGCGCCGCCACCTCCACCAGCACCCGGAAGTGGCCTTCCACGAGGTCGACACCAGTCGCTTCATTGCCGACACGCTCGCCCACGTGCCGGGGCTTGTCATCACCCGTCCCACCCCCACGAGCGTCGTGGCCGAGCTGCGCGGCGCGCGGCCGGGGCCCACCATTGCCGTGCGCGCCGATATCGATGCCCTCCCCATTCACGAGGAGAACGAGCACGCCTATCGCAGCACCCGCGCCGGCGCCATGCACGCCTGCGGCCACGACGGGCATACCGCCATCGCGCTGGGGCTGGCCACGCTGCTCGCGCAGCACGTGGCGCAACTGCCCGGCACGGTGCGCTTCATCTTTCAGCACGCCGAAGAGCTGTCTCCCGGCGGCGCCGAATCGCTGGTGCAGCTGGGCGTGATGGACGGGGTGCGTCAGGTCATCGGCCTGCACCTCTGGGCCCCCATGCCCGTGGGCCGCATTGGCATTCTGGCCGGCCCCGCCATGGCGGCCCCCGACAACTTCCAGTGCACCATCACCGGGAAGGGCGGGCATGCCGCCATTCCCCACGAGTGTGTCGATCCCATTGCCATTGGCGCCCAGGTGGTCACGGCGCTGCAGCAGGTCGTCACGCGCACCGTGGACCCGCTCGACCCGATGGTGCTCTCGGTCACGCAGTTCATCGCCGGTAGCGCGTTCAATGTGATCCCCAACAGCGCCTACCTCGCCGGTACGGTGCGCACCTTCGAACCCACGCTGCGCGACAGCGTGCCGGCCACCATGGAGCGCGTCATTCGCGGCATTGCCGAAGCGTTCGGGGCCACGGTCGCCTTTCACTACGAGCGCGGCTATCGCCCCGTCGTGAACGACCGCGCCCTGGCCGAGCGACTGCACCAGGTGGTGGCACGCACGTTCGGGGCAGACACGCTCGTCGACCTGCGCCCCACCATGGGCGGCGAGGATTTCTCCGCCTATCAGCAGCGCGCGCCCGGCGTCTTTGCCTTCGTGGGCGCCGGCAACGTGGAGACGGGCATCGTGCACCCGCACCACCATCCGCGGTTCGACGTGGACGAACGCGCCCTCGATATGGGGCTGCGCTACCTCACGGCGGCCACGATCGACCTGCTCTCCGACGCCTGA
- a CDS encoding sugar-binding domain-containing protein translates to MNPLPNGAVTLDPNDPLSRGYPRPELEREGWVSLDGPWDFAVDPDAEWSIPSHVRWTETIVVPFAPETAASGVSHTDFFRSCWYRRTVDVPVLQEGQRLLLHFGAVDYSAVVWVNGHPAGFHEGGYTPVTIDITWFVHSDERAIVVVRCEDDPHDLAKPRGTQDWQKEPHSIWYPRTTGIWQTVWLECVPGTWIGNVRWTSNLERYEIGVEAWCHGTRRDGLRLNVKLSIEDKVLADDTYTVIAGEVHRRSALSDPGIDDFRNEMLWCRSCCSRWGRPAACSPSRDTNTAGSRSW, encoded by the coding sequence GTGAACCCTCTGCCCAACGGTGCCGTGACGCTCGATCCCAACGACCCGCTCTCCCGCGGCTACCCGCGCCCCGAACTCGAACGCGAGGGGTGGGTCTCGCTCGACGGGCCGTGGGACTTCGCCGTGGACCCCGACGCGGAATGGTCCATCCCCAGCCATGTCCGCTGGACCGAGACCATCGTGGTGCCCTTCGCCCCCGAAACCGCCGCCAGCGGCGTCAGCCACACCGACTTCTTCCGCTCCTGCTGGTATCGCCGCACCGTCGACGTTCCCGTGCTGCAGGAGGGCCAGCGCCTCCTTCTGCACTTCGGGGCGGTGGACTACAGCGCCGTGGTGTGGGTGAACGGCCACCCCGCCGGATTCCACGAGGGCGGCTACACCCCCGTCACCATCGACATCACCTGGTTCGTGCACAGCGACGAGCGCGCCATCGTGGTCGTGCGCTGCGAAGACGATCCGCACGACCTCGCCAAGCCGCGTGGCACGCAGGACTGGCAGAAGGAACCGCACAGCATCTGGTATCCACGCACCACCGGCATCTGGCAGACCGTGTGGCTGGAGTGCGTCCCCGGTACCTGGATCGGCAACGTGCGCTGGACCAGCAACCTCGAGCGCTACGAAATCGGCGTCGAGGCCTGGTGTCACGGCACCCGGCGCGATGGGCTGCGGCTCAACGTGAAGCTGAGCATCGAGGACAAGGTGCTCGCCGATGACACCTACACGGTCATCGCCGGCGAGGTGCACCGCCGCAGTGCCCTCAGCGACCCGGGCATCGACGACTTTCGCAACGAGATGCTGTGGTGCCGCAGCTGCTGCAGCAGGTGGGGCCGGCCGGCCGCCTGCTCACCCTCGAGGGATACGAACACCGCGGGCAGCCGCTCATGGTGA
- a CDS encoding AAA family ATPase yields the protein MTQAPSIEAVDTAPAPAFLLRTFGTLELCRRDADTGTTPLLQKGKPLALLAYCSAERRRPHSRETLSALLWADAAPERARHNIRQALWRLRRVLGDLLQTRDDAVTGVAAAVVTDRELFLDAVARQDHAEALRLYAGPFLDGVSLPGGDEFEDWAASERGRLEDTLIRAVEQAMRAEPSRIRPSERRRVAEALVARAPDAVDAHRLAIQLHLDSDDAVNARRGADQLEALAAREGRPLSATMQTLVARTREHHPPVDADDDFVLDMVGRDEPFGDAMAAWARVKRGECRVLLYTGVAGVGKTRLLHALADRFRGRSSCVLVVRAHPGEQALLWSFLVSLVRALAMQPGAAGIGSESARELVRLDPGLAGRFPANSAATSPAELTDSTPRRALALLDLVHAVAEQQPLALLVDDLHWMDEASRQALSFALTRVADVPLLVAGTARSGAPLIEHPSLQTHLLTPLDHDAVIDAIRSAGTWPAGPVVEQFMRTLADSCAGIPLTLVERLALALETGVLHRREGTWSAPSWPQAIHEIAYASPILRRLRSCTPEERALLLMLTVAGTPVAPELLGSSPEERTLLRHLDAKGFVRRESGFWLPTHDVIGEQLRADAGEAAIRHAHARLATALEQSQFTDRLALAVRHFSLAGDLATAGTVFTRLVARARARHDHRRVHDLLTDLVGQLPEADAALIIARVPWYHRVDRVGTRVLAGAAALLTIVMGTVAWRMYHQPALQVEQASMATTAARLFGESAVRLVPSPVVRIASRTDVVDGEVRVRALDGSARILGGDRVTTRAGVARFGGLRLVPNAPVMRLQFEGGGATPTIMTIRSDAPGPDGKSNIAQLRLVEGRLTAGVRSVFVRGDRARIEVPPAALLDGVLQVEYSSPWAAASVWLSMTPTWGDPRTVGRELMPLATPVRWDVIDVPITVQTPSTAGTYWLLVVIGAEPSGGFLLSGTNWTVGAPVWGDGNDLATLPDSVIRAARDAGTVSIAMAYRAVWPWQCTPHPDAMLKLCVGKVGLLAIEVVVK from the coding sequence ATGACGCAGGCCCCTTCCATTGAGGCGGTAGACACGGCCCCCGCGCCGGCATTCCTGCTTCGCACCTTCGGCACACTGGAGCTCTGTCGCCGCGATGCGGACACGGGTACCACGCCGCTGCTGCAAAAGGGGAAGCCGCTGGCGCTCCTGGCCTATTGCAGCGCCGAACGCCGGCGCCCCCATTCCCGGGAGACGCTGAGTGCCCTGCTCTGGGCCGACGCCGCCCCGGAGCGCGCCCGGCACAACATCCGTCAGGCCCTCTGGCGCCTCCGCCGGGTGCTCGGCGACCTCCTCCAGACGCGCGACGACGCCGTCACGGGCGTGGCGGCGGCGGTGGTCACCGACCGGGAGCTGTTTCTGGACGCCGTGGCCCGCCAGGACCATGCCGAAGCGCTCCGCCTGTATGCCGGTCCCTTCCTCGACGGCGTGTCGCTGCCGGGGGGAGACGAGTTCGAGGACTGGGCCGCCAGCGAGCGAGGGCGCCTTGAAGACACGCTGATTCGTGCGGTGGAGCAGGCCATGCGTGCCGAGCCCTCGCGCATCCGCCCCTCCGAGCGCCGGAGGGTCGCAGAAGCGCTCGTCGCCCGTGCTCCGGACGCCGTCGACGCACACCGCCTCGCGATTCAACTCCACCTCGACAGCGACGACGCGGTTAACGCAAGACGCGGAGCCGATCAGCTCGAAGCGCTGGCGGCTCGGGAGGGGCGGCCCCTTTCGGCCACCATGCAGACCCTCGTGGCGCGCACCCGCGAGCACCACCCGCCAGTCGACGCCGACGACGACTTCGTGCTGGACATGGTCGGTCGCGATGAGCCGTTCGGTGATGCCATGGCGGCGTGGGCGCGCGTCAAACGTGGCGAGTGCCGCGTACTGCTGTACACCGGGGTGGCCGGCGTCGGCAAGACACGGCTGCTGCACGCCCTGGCCGATCGGTTCAGGGGACGCAGCAGTTGCGTGCTCGTTGTTCGCGCCCATCCCGGAGAACAGGCGCTGCTCTGGAGCTTCCTTGTATCGCTGGTGCGAGCACTGGCCATGCAGCCCGGGGCCGCAGGCATCGGGAGCGAGAGCGCCCGTGAACTGGTGCGCCTGGATCCGGGGTTGGCGGGCCGCTTCCCGGCCAACAGCGCAGCAACCTCACCTGCCGAGCTGACCGACAGCACCCCACGTCGGGCGCTGGCGCTGCTGGATCTGGTGCACGCCGTGGCCGAGCAACAGCCGCTGGCGCTGTTGGTCGATGACCTGCACTGGATGGACGAGGCGTCGCGACAGGCGCTGTCGTTCGCGCTGACCCGCGTAGCCGACGTCCCACTGCTGGTGGCGGGGACGGCACGCTCCGGTGCCCCGCTGATCGAGCATCCCTCGCTCCAGACACACCTCCTCACGCCGCTGGATCATGATGCCGTCATCGACGCCATCCGCAGTGCCGGGACGTGGCCAGCGGGCCCTGTCGTGGAGCAGTTCATGCGTACGCTGGCCGACTCCTGCGCCGGCATTCCGCTCACGCTGGTCGAGCGTCTGGCGCTCGCGCTGGAGACGGGAGTGCTGCACAGGCGGGAGGGTACGTGGTCTGCGCCGTCCTGGCCCCAGGCGATACACGAGATTGCCTACGCTTCGCCGATTCTCCGTCGCCTGCGCAGTTGCACACCGGAAGAGCGGGCCCTGCTGCTCATGCTCACCGTAGCGGGAACCCCGGTGGCGCCGGAACTGCTGGGCAGTTCCCCCGAGGAGCGGACGCTGTTGCGCCACCTTGACGCCAAGGGCTTCGTACGAAGGGAGAGCGGGTTCTGGCTCCCCACCCATGACGTCATTGGCGAGCAGCTCCGCGCCGATGCGGGTGAGGCAGCCATTCGACACGCACACGCGCGATTGGCCACGGCCCTCGAGCAGTCACAGTTTACGGACCGACTCGCCCTCGCCGTGCGCCACTTCTCCCTGGCAGGTGACCTGGCGACCGCGGGCACGGTGTTCACCCGCCTCGTCGCCCGCGCCCGCGCGCGGCACGATCATCGCCGTGTGCACGACCTGCTGACCGATCTCGTGGGGCAGCTGCCCGAAGCGGATGCCGCCCTGATAATCGCGCGCGTCCCGTGGTATCACCGGGTGGACCGAGTCGGCACGCGGGTACTGGCGGGCGCTGCGGCTCTGCTGACGATAGTCATGGGAACCGTGGCCTGGCGGATGTACCACCAGCCGGCCCTGCAAGTCGAGCAGGCGAGCATGGCCACCACCGCCGCTCGACTCTTCGGTGAGTCGGCCGTTCGGCTCGTTCCCTCGCCTGTCGTCCGCATCGCCTCACGCACCGATGTGGTCGATGGGGAGGTGCGCGTACGCGCGCTCGACGGCTCGGCGCGGATACTGGGCGGCGACCGGGTGACCACGCGCGCGGGTGTTGCGCGCTTCGGCGGTTTGCGCCTCGTCCCGAACGCACCCGTCATGCGGCTGCAATTCGAAGGCGGCGGCGCGACGCCGACGATCATGACCATTCGTTCCGACGCACCAGGACCCGACGGCAAGTCCAACATCGCCCAGTTGCGCCTTGTGGAAGGGCGACTGACTGCCGGCGTCAGGTCGGTGTTCGTTCGTGGCGACCGGGCGCGCATCGAGGTCCCGCCCGCCGCGTTGCTCGATGGAGTGCTGCAGGTGGAGTACTCGTCGCCTTGGGCCGCGGCGTCGGTGTGGTTGTCCATGACGCCCACGTGGGGCGACCCGCGCACGGTGGGGCGCGAGCTCATGCCGCTCGCGACACCCGTCCGTTGGGACGTCATCGACGTGCCCATCACGGTGCAGACACCATCAACGGCGGGCACGTACTGGCTCTTGGTTGTCATCGGCGCAGAGCCCAGCGGGGGATTCCTGCTCTCCGGGACCAATTGGACCGTGGGCGCTCCCGTGTGGGGGGACGGCAACGATCTCGCAACGTTGCCCGATTCGGTCATCCGCGCCGCACGCGATGCCGGCACGGTGTCGATCGCCATGGCGTATCGCGCCGTCTGGCCATGGCAATGCACACCACATCCCGACGCCATGCTCAAGCTGTGCGTCGGCAAGGTCGGCCTGCTCGCGATCGAGGTGGTGGTGAAGTAG
- a CDS encoding PEP-CTERM sorting domain-containing protein: MRRLRPSGSIMTFHKMRLVFPSALLLLASLAPAARAQTVTLLPALPFDNSFATWGTSPNNVWAAGGVRGIARFDGTTWTSETVTTGFNRYTVFGTATGTMYSSGQLGYQSGALLRRNASATWSPVFTASTELVGLWAGDDGSVLVAGDGRFFYSPDGTTFLEAPTGLSSAFNIDRLETIWGRSASDAYIVGRGGLYRWDGAAFSRVNIAATALNSVHYSGASWWAVGNGGQVWRGNGATWNSVDMGTTNDILSVWAYSDADVWVSGVNGMLRHFDGTSWRAVASGTNDPLGRLHAVDNSTLFVGSSSNPGLVRRIDVPRAAVPEPSSLALVAAGAAALALRRQRTRLQHGRS, encoded by the coding sequence ATGCGCCGTCTCCGTCCCAGCGGGTCCATCATGACGTTCCACAAGATGCGCCTGGTATTCCCGAGTGCACTCCTCCTGCTTGCCAGCCTCGCACCGGCGGCGCGGGCGCAGACGGTGACGCTGCTCCCCGCCCTGCCGTTCGACAATTCCTTTGCCACGTGGGGTACGAGTCCGAACAACGTGTGGGCCGCCGGAGGAGTGCGCGGCATTGCCCGCTTCGACGGTACCACGTGGACCTCGGAAACGGTCACCACCGGCTTCAATCGGTACACCGTGTTTGGTACGGCGACCGGCACGATGTATTCCTCAGGGCAGCTGGGGTACCAGTCCGGCGCACTGCTGCGCCGAAACGCCTCGGCCACCTGGTCGCCCGTCTTTACGGCCTCCACCGAGCTGGTGGGGCTATGGGCCGGCGATGATGGGAGTGTGCTGGTCGCCGGAGACGGTCGCTTCTTCTACAGCCCCGATGGCACGACGTTTCTCGAGGCCCCCACGGGGCTGTCGAGCGCCTTCAATATCGATCGGCTCGAGACGATCTGGGGGCGCTCCGCGAGTGATGCGTACATCGTCGGACGGGGTGGGTTGTATCGGTGGGATGGAGCAGCCTTCAGCCGTGTGAACATTGCCGCCACCGCGCTCAACTCGGTCCACTACAGCGGTGCCTCCTGGTGGGCCGTAGGGAACGGGGGGCAAGTCTGGCGTGGGAATGGCGCGACCTGGAACTCGGTGGATATGGGTACCACGAACGACATCCTCAGCGTGTGGGCGTACAGCGATGCGGACGTGTGGGTGAGCGGTGTAAACGGGATGCTGCGCCACTTCGACGGGACCTCGTGGCGCGCGGTCGCGAGCGGCACGAACGACCCGTTGGGGCGGCTACACGCGGTGGACAACAGTACCCTGTTCGTGGGCTCCTCCAGCAACCCCGGTCTGGTGCGTCGCATTGATGTTCCTCGGGCCGCGGTCCCCGAACCGTCGTCGCTGGCGCTGGTTGCGGCGGGGGCGGCCGCGCTTGCGCTGCGACGTCAGCGGACGCGCCTGCAGCACGGGCGGAGCTGA